In one Cupriavidus taiwanensis genomic region, the following are encoded:
- the leuS gene encoding leucine--tRNA ligase has protein sequence MQDKYLPSAVEQAAQQHWQAIDAYRVSEHAAGPDGKEKPKFYACSMLPYPSGKLHMGHVRNYTINDVMARYLRMNGNNVLMPMGWDAFGMPAENAALNNGVAPAAWTYDNIAYMKKQMQSMGLAIDWSREVATCSPDYYRWNQWLFLKMLEKGIAYRKTGTVNWDPVDQTVLANEQVIDGRGWRSGAVVEKREIPMYYLRITDYAQELLGDLDQLGWPERVKVMQQNWIGKSVGVRFAFTHDIPGEDGKPINDGKLYVFTTRADTIMGVTFCAVAAEHPLATHAALNNPELAAFIDECKHGSVMEADMATMEKKGMPTGLQVVHPLTGEKVDVWVGNYVLMSYGDGAVMGVPAHDERDFAFANKYQLPIKQVIDVKGQPYSTEAWQEWYGDKEHGTCIHSGKYDGLGYQAAVEAIAADLAAMGLGEKKTTWRLRDWGISRQRYWGTPIPLIHCDSCGVVPVPEQDLPVVLPEDLVPDGTGNPLAKDPRFLQCTCPSCGKPARRETDTMDTFIDSCWYYMRYTCPDAATMVDARNDYWMPMDQYIGGIEHAILHLLYARFWTKVMRDLGLVRFDEPFTNLLTQGMVLNETYYREDASGKKHWYNPAEVDLQTDERGRPVGATLVADGQPVVIGGIEKMSKSKNNGIDPQALIDQYGADTARLFVMFAAPPEQQLEWSGSGVEGASRFLRRVWNYGYANAAAIRDGAAGAPGADDAELRREIHGVLKQANYDYQRIQYNTVVSATMKMLNALDDAKTASPAARRECFGILLRVLYPVVPHITHGLWEQLGYAAEAGDLLDAPWPQVDEAALVRSEIELVLQINGKVRGSITVPADADRAAIEATAAASDTVAKFAEGKAPKKIVVVPGRLVNVVL, from the coding sequence ATGCAAGACAAATACCTTCCTTCCGCCGTTGAACAAGCCGCCCAGCAGCACTGGCAAGCCATCGACGCCTATCGCGTGTCGGAGCATGCCGCCGGGCCCGACGGCAAGGAAAAGCCCAAGTTCTACGCCTGCTCGATGCTGCCGTATCCGTCGGGCAAGCTGCACATGGGCCACGTGCGCAACTACACCATCAACGATGTGATGGCGCGCTACCTGCGCATGAACGGCAACAACGTGCTGATGCCGATGGGCTGGGACGCCTTCGGCATGCCGGCGGAAAACGCGGCGCTGAACAACGGCGTGGCGCCGGCCGCCTGGACCTACGACAACATCGCTTACATGAAGAAGCAGATGCAGTCGATGGGCCTGGCGATCGACTGGTCGCGCGAGGTTGCCACCTGCAGCCCGGACTACTATCGCTGGAACCAGTGGCTGTTCCTGAAGATGCTGGAGAAGGGCATCGCCTACCGCAAGACCGGCACCGTCAACTGGGACCCGGTCGACCAGACCGTGCTGGCCAACGAGCAGGTCATCGACGGCCGCGGCTGGCGCTCGGGCGCGGTGGTCGAAAAGCGCGAGATCCCGATGTACTACCTGCGCATCACCGACTATGCGCAGGAGCTGCTGGGCGACCTGGACCAGCTGGGCTGGCCCGAGCGCGTCAAGGTGATGCAGCAGAACTGGATCGGCAAGAGCGTGGGCGTGCGCTTTGCCTTCACCCATGACATCCCGGGCGAGGACGGCAAGCCGATCAACGACGGCAAGCTCTACGTCTTCACCACGCGCGCCGACACCATCATGGGCGTGACCTTCTGCGCGGTCGCCGCCGAGCATCCGCTGGCCACGCACGCCGCGCTGAACAACCCCGAACTGGCTGCCTTCATCGACGAATGCAAGCACGGCTCGGTCATGGAAGCCGACATGGCGACCATGGAGAAGAAGGGCATGCCGACCGGCCTGCAGGTCGTGCACCCGCTGACCGGCGAAAAGGTCGACGTGTGGGTCGGCAACTACGTGCTGATGAGCTACGGCGACGGCGCCGTGATGGGCGTTCCCGCGCACGACGAGCGCGACTTTGCCTTCGCCAACAAGTACCAGCTGCCGATCAAGCAGGTGATCGACGTCAAGGGCCAGCCGTATTCGACCGAAGCCTGGCAGGAATGGTACGGCGACAAGGAACATGGCACCTGCATCCACAGCGGCAAGTACGATGGGCTGGGCTACCAGGCCGCGGTGGAGGCGATCGCCGCCGACCTGGCAGCGATGGGCCTGGGCGAGAAGAAGACCACCTGGCGCCTGCGCGACTGGGGCATCTCGCGCCAGCGCTACTGGGGCACGCCGATCCCGCTGATCCACTGCGACAGCTGCGGCGTGGTGCCGGTGCCTGAACAGGACTTGCCGGTGGTGCTGCCCGAAGACCTGGTGCCGGACGGCACCGGCAACCCGCTGGCCAAGGATCCGCGCTTCCTGCAGTGCACCTGCCCGTCGTGCGGCAAGCCCGCGCGCCGCGAGACCGACACGATGGATACCTTCATCGATTCGTGCTGGTACTACATGCGCTATACCTGCCCGGACGCGGCCACCATGGTCGATGCCCGCAACGACTACTGGATGCCGATGGACCAGTACATCGGCGGCATCGAGCACGCGATCCTGCACCTGCTGTACGCACGCTTCTGGACCAAGGTCATGCGCGACCTGGGCCTGGTCAGGTTCGACGAGCCCTTCACCAACCTGCTGACGCAGGGCATGGTGCTCAACGAGACCTATTACCGCGAAGACGCCTCGGGGAAGAAGCACTGGTACAACCCGGCCGAGGTCGACCTGCAGACCGACGAGCGCGGCCGCCCGGTAGGCGCCACGCTGGTCGCCGACGGCCAGCCGGTGGTGATCGGCGGCATCGAGAAGATGTCGAAGTCCAAGAACAACGGCATCGACCCGCAGGCGCTGATCGACCAGTACGGCGCCGACACCGCGCGCCTGTTCGTGATGTTCGCCGCGCCGCCCGAGCAGCAGCTGGAGTGGAGCGGTTCGGGCGTGGAGGGCGCGTCGCGCTTCCTGCGCCGTGTGTGGAACTACGGCTATGCCAACGCCGCCGCGATCCGAGACGGGGCCGCCGGCGCGCCGGGCGCGGACGATGCCGAGCTGCGCCGCGAGATCCACGGCGTGCTCAAGCAGGCCAACTACGACTACCAGCGCATCCAGTACAACACCGTGGTGTCCGCCACCATGAAGATGCTGAACGCGCTGGACGACGCCAAGACCGCGTCGCCGGCCGCGCGCCGCGAGTGCTTCGGCATCCTGCTGCGCGTGCTGTATCCGGTGGTGCCGCACATCACCCACGGCCTGTGGGAGCAGCTGGGCTATGCCGCCGAGGCCGGCGACCTGCTCGACGCCCCCTGGCCGCAGGTCGATGAAGCCGCGCTGGTGCGCAGCGAGATCGAGCTGGTGCTGCAGATCAACGGCAAGGTGCGCGGCAGCATCACCGTGCCGGCCGACGCCGACCGCGCCGCAATCGAGGCCACCGCCGCCGCCAGCGACACCGTGGCCAAGTTTGCCGAAGGCAAGGCGCCGAAGAAGATCGTGGTGGTGCCTGGCCGCCTGGTCAACGTGGTGCTTTGA
- the dapB gene encoding 4-hydroxy-tetrahydrodipicolinate reductase, with translation MNIAIAGASGRMGRMLIEQVLNTEGVKLSGALDLPGSPALGQDAGLFLGRNTGVAITADLDAGLAGADCLIDFTRPEGTLAHLQAAQKLGVKMVVGTTGFDEAGKAALAEAAKSIGIVFAANFSVGVNATFKLLEVAARLLSSGYDIEVIEAHHRFKVDAPSGTALKMGEVIADALGRDLKTCGVFAREGHTGERDPGSIGFATIRGGDIVGDHTVMFAGIGERIEISHKSSSRQSYADGAVRSARFLADKANGLFDMQDVLGLK, from the coding sequence ATGAACATCGCCATCGCAGGCGCATCGGGCCGCATGGGCCGCATGCTGATCGAACAAGTGCTGAACACCGAGGGCGTGAAGCTGTCGGGCGCGCTCGACCTGCCGGGCTCGCCGGCGCTGGGCCAGGATGCGGGCCTGTTCCTGGGCCGCAACACCGGCGTGGCGATCACGGCGGACCTGGACGCCGGCCTGGCCGGCGCGGATTGCCTGATCGACTTCACCCGCCCGGAAGGCACGCTGGCGCACCTGCAAGCGGCGCAGAAGCTGGGCGTCAAGATGGTGGTCGGCACCACCGGCTTCGACGAGGCCGGCAAGGCCGCGCTGGCCGAGGCCGCCAAATCGATCGGCATCGTCTTTGCCGCCAACTTCAGCGTCGGCGTCAATGCCACCTTCAAGCTGCTGGAAGTCGCGGCCAGGCTGCTGTCGAGCGGCTATGACATCGAGGTGATCGAGGCCCACCACCGCTTCAAGGTCGACGCACCGTCGGGCACCGCGCTGAAGATGGGCGAAGTGATCGCCGATGCGCTGGGCCGCGACCTCAAGACCTGCGGCGTGTTCGCCCGCGAAGGCCATACCGGCGAGCGCGACCCGGGTTCGATCGGTTTTGCCACCATTCGCGGCGGCGACATCGTCGGCGACCACACCGTGATGTTCGCCGGCATCGGCGAGCGCATCGAGATCAGCCACAAGTCGTCGAGCCGCCAGTCGTATGCCGACGGCGCGGTGCGTTCGGCCCGTTTCCTGGCCGACAAGGCCAACGGGCTGTTCGACATGCAGGACGTGCTGGGCCTGAAGTAA
- a CDS encoding outer membrane protein assembly factor BamE, whose amino-acid sequence MRSIRSSAMRPTLVVSLLAAALLAGACSAYDSTSRKVANAITPYRINIVQGNFVSREAASQLREGMTRDQVRFLLGTPLLNDVFHANRWDYVFSFRRGNTSVVQQRRYTVFFEGERLVKFGGDELPSEYELIAEIDGMKKALKEQTPGRISTSAAAAPAPAPAPAEQQTTVENFVPRQAQPEASGAPAQPAQAVQPAAEASAPAQATAPADATKPAAN is encoded by the coding sequence ATGCGTTCTATCCGTTCGTCCGCCATGCGTCCGACGCTGGTTGTTTCCCTGCTGGCCGCGGCCCTGCTGGCCGGCGCCTGCTCGGCCTACGATTCCACTTCGCGCAAGGTAGCCAACGCCATCACGCCGTACCGGATCAACATCGTGCAGGGCAACTTCGTCTCGCGCGAAGCCGCCTCGCAGCTGCGCGAAGGCATGACCCGCGACCAGGTCAGGTTCCTGCTCGGCACGCCGCTGCTGAACGACGTGTTCCATGCCAACCGCTGGGATTATGTGTTTTCGTTCCGCCGCGGCAATACCTCCGTGGTCCAGCAGCGCCGCTACACGGTGTTCTTCGAGGGCGAGCGCCTGGTCAAGTTTGGCGGTGACGAACTGCCGTCCGAGTATGAGCTGATCGCCGAAATCGACGGCATGAAGAAGGCGCTCAAGGAGCAGACGCCGGGCAGGATATCCACCAGCGCAGCCGCGGCCCCGGCCCCGGCCCCGGCCCCGGCCGAGCAGCAGACCACGGTCGAGAACTTCGTGCCGCGGCAGGCGCAGCCGGAAGCGTCCGGCGCTCCCGCACAACCGGCGCAGGCGGTGCAGCCCGCCGCCGAAGCGTCTGCTCCGGCCCAGGCCACCGCGCCTGCCGACGCAACCAAGCCCGCCGCCAACTGA
- the fur gene encoding ferric iron uptake transcriptional regulator, whose amino-acid sequence MPSPADLKNIGLKATVPRLKILEIFQTSEQRHLSAEDVYRILLNEHMDIGLATVYRVLTQFEQAGLLSRNNFESGKAIFELNEGKHHDHLVCLDCGRVEEFFDSEIEQRQQSIARERGFTLQEHALSLYGNCTKTNCPHRPKR is encoded by the coding sequence ATGCCGAGTCCGGCGGACCTCAAGAATATCGGCCTGAAGGCGACCGTGCCCAGGCTGAAGATTCTTGAAATTTTTCAGACCAGCGAACAGCGTCACCTGAGCGCGGAAGACGTCTACCGCATCCTGCTCAACGAGCATATGGATATCGGCCTGGCCACCGTCTACCGCGTGCTGACCCAGTTCGAGCAAGCCGGCCTGCTGTCACGCAACAACTTCGAGTCCGGCAAGGCGATCTTCGAGCTCAACGAAGGCAAGCACCACGATCACCTGGTGTGCCTGGACTGCGGCCGGGTCGAGGAATTCTTCGATTCCGAGATCGAGCAGCGCCAGCAAAGCATTGCGCGCGAGCGCGGCTTCACCCTGCAGGAACATGCGTTGTCGCTGTACGGCAACTGCACCAAAACAAACTGTCCCCACAGACCTAAACGATAA
- a CDS encoding LysR family transcriptional regulator — MVNVDTKLLVIFTELLSKRNATYVAEKMHMTAPAVSHSLGRLREIFDDPLFIRVPHGLTPTPRALELGPKVRDMLDLWSSINEGDADNFDPATATGTLSIGFAAELGDTVFNRFVLRIKALAPDLHIKLVESHSWETDVASMRANELDLAFSPFPTRHPEIVEEMVTSLNLWVCARKDHPVLKGHCTLEQYLDCGHIFMAHSGGSGRPAPSLIPLDYALQQRGLKRNASLTVHSWRAQAELASQTDMIFTVNALTKDMACETYGLKAFPLPAELNTTLGLNMFWHRSRNTHPMLVWARGLFRQVVGEFVGLPPARTARAVSEQDLQDLQAR, encoded by the coding sequence ATGGTGAACGTAGACACAAAGCTTCTAGTGATCTTCACCGAGCTGCTGAGCAAGCGTAATGCCACCTACGTGGCTGAGAAGATGCACATGACCGCGCCGGCGGTCTCGCATTCGCTGGGCAGGCTGCGCGAAATCTTTGACGATCCACTCTTTATCCGCGTCCCGCACGGGCTGACGCCGACACCGCGCGCGCTCGAGCTGGGGCCCAAGGTCCGCGACATGCTGGACCTGTGGTCGTCGATCAACGAGGGCGACGCGGACAACTTCGATCCGGCCACCGCCACCGGCACGCTCAGCATCGGCTTTGCCGCGGAACTGGGCGATACGGTGTTCAACCGTTTCGTGCTGCGCATCAAGGCGCTGGCGCCGGACCTGCATATCAAGCTGGTCGAGTCCCATTCGTGGGAAACCGACGTGGCCTCGATGCGCGCCAATGAACTCGACCTGGCATTCTCGCCGTTCCCGACCCGCCATCCGGAAATCGTCGAGGAAATGGTGACGTCGCTGAACCTGTGGGTGTGCGCGCGCAAGGACCATCCGGTGCTGAAGGGCCACTGCACGCTGGAGCAATACCTGGACTGCGGCCATATCTTCATGGCGCACTCCGGTGGCTCGGGACGCCCGGCGCCTTCGCTGATTCCGCTTGACTACGCACTGCAGCAGCGCGGCCTCAAGCGCAATGCCTCACTGACGGTACATTCGTGGCGGGCCCAGGCAGAACTGGCCTCGCAGACCGACATGATCTTCACCGTCAATGCGCTGACCAAGGACATGGCCTGCGAAACCTATGGTTTGAAGGCCTTCCCGCTGCCGGCAGAGCTGAACACCACGCTCGGCCTGAACATGTTCTGGCATCGCAGCCGCAACACTCACCCGATGCTGGTGTGGGCGCGCGGCCTGTTCCGCCAGGTGGTGGGCGAGTTCGTCGGCCTGCCGCCGGCACGCACGGCACGGGCGGTGAGCGAGCAGGACCTGCAGGACCTGCAGGCGCGCTGA
- the gap gene encoding type I glyceraldehyde-3-phosphate dehydrogenase translates to MTIKIGINGFGRIGRMVFRAAAANFKDIEVVAINDLLEPDYLAYMLKYDSVHGRFDGEVSVDGNTLVVNGKKIRLTAVKDPAELKWGEVGADVVIESTGIFLTKEGAQKHIDAGAKKVIMSAPSKDDTPMFVYGVNHDTYKGEAIISNASCTTNCLAPVAKVLNDKWGIKRGLMTTVHAATATQKTVDGPSNKDWRGGRGILENIIPSSTGAAKAVGVVIPQLNKKLTGMSFRVPTSDVSVVDLTVELEKSASYEEICAEMKAQSQRALKGVLGYTEDKVVATDFRGDARTSIFDAEAGIALDGTFIKVVSWYDNEWGYSNKCLEMARVVAK, encoded by the coding sequence ATGACCATCAAGATCGGCATCAACGGCTTCGGCCGCATCGGACGCATGGTGTTCCGCGCCGCCGCCGCCAACTTCAAGGACATCGAAGTCGTTGCCATCAACGACCTGCTCGAGCCCGACTATCTGGCCTACATGCTGAAGTACGACTCGGTGCACGGCCGCTTCGACGGCGAAGTGTCGGTCGACGGTAACACCCTGGTCGTCAACGGCAAGAAGATCCGCCTGACCGCCGTCAAGGATCCGGCTGAGCTCAAGTGGGGCGAGGTCGGCGCCGACGTCGTGATCGAGTCGACCGGCATCTTCCTGACCAAGGAAGGCGCGCAGAAGCACATCGACGCGGGCGCCAAGAAGGTGATCATGTCGGCCCCGTCCAAGGACGACACCCCGATGTTCGTGTACGGCGTGAACCACGACACGTACAAGGGCGAGGCGATCATCTCCAACGCCAGCTGCACCACCAACTGCCTGGCCCCGGTGGCCAAGGTGCTGAACGACAAGTGGGGCATCAAGCGCGGCCTGATGACCACCGTGCACGCCGCCACCGCCACGCAGAAGACCGTTGACGGCCCGTCCAACAAGGACTGGCGCGGCGGCCGCGGCATCCTGGAAAACATCATCCCGTCGTCGACCGGCGCCGCCAAGGCCGTGGGCGTGGTGATCCCGCAGCTGAACAAGAAGCTGACCGGCATGTCGTTCCGCGTGCCGACCTCCGACGTGTCGGTGGTCGACCTGACCGTCGAGCTGGAAAAGTCCGCTTCGTACGAAGAAATCTGTGCCGAGATGAAGGCCCAGAGCCAGCGCGCGTTGAAGGGCGTGCTGGGCTACACCGAAGACAAGGTCGTTGCCACCGACTTCCGCGGCGATGCCCGCACCTCGATCTTCGATGCCGAAGCCGGCATCGCGCTGGACGGCACCTTCATCAAGGTGGTGAGCTGGTACGACAACGAGTGGGGCTACTCGAACAAGTGCCTGGAAATGGCGCGCGTGGTGGCCAAGTAA
- the tkt gene encoding transketolase, with the protein MSALAHPATSPFASQPAKLMADAIRVLAMDAVQQANSGHPGAPMGMADIAVALWGRHLKHNPGNPQWADRDRFVLSNGHGSMLIYALLHLTGYDLPVEELKNFRQLHSKTAGHPEYGITPGVETTTGPLGQGITNAVGMALAERLLGEEFNRPGFDIVDHYTYVFLGDGCLMEGISHEACSLAGTLKLNKLIALWDDNGISIDGDVVHWFNDDTPKRFEAYGWNVIRGIDGHDVVAVDNAIAQAKASDKPTLICCRTKIGKGAPNKEGGHDVHGAPLGGAEVLATREALGWAHAPFEVPAEVYDAWDAKANGQALERAWNALFESYAERHPYEAGEFTRRMKGELPGSFDAAVEAFIAKCEEKAETIATRKASQNTIEAFGPVLPEFLGGSADLTGSNLTNWSGSKAVRVDAWGNHINYGVREFGMSAIMNGITLHGGYIPYGATFLTFSDYSRNALRMAALMKIRSLFVFTHDSIGLGEDGPTHQSIEHVASLRLIPNMDVWRTADTTETAVAWAEAIRRENGPSCLIFSRQNLPFQQRDDATRANIARGGYVLRDSVNAKTGRPDAVILATGSEVGLAVGAADALAAEGVHVRVVSIPATTVFDKQDTAYKASVLPAGVPRVAVEAGVTDFWWKYQVQAVVGIDTFGESAPAGVLFKHFGFTVENVVRTVKDSLI; encoded by the coding sequence ATGTCCGCCCTTGCCCATCCCGCCACAAGTCCTTTTGCTTCCCAGCCCGCCAAGCTGATGGCCGACGCCATCCGCGTGCTTGCCATGGACGCCGTCCAGCAGGCCAATTCCGGCCACCCCGGTGCGCCGATGGGCATGGCAGACATCGCCGTGGCGCTGTGGGGCCGGCACCTGAAGCACAACCCGGGCAACCCGCAGTGGGCCGACCGCGACCGCTTCGTGCTGTCCAACGGCCATGGCTCGATGCTGATCTACGCGCTGCTGCACCTGACCGGCTACGACCTGCCGGTCGAAGAGCTGAAGAACTTCCGCCAGCTGCACAGCAAGACCGCCGGCCACCCGGAATACGGCATCACCCCGGGCGTGGAGACCACCACGGGCCCGCTCGGCCAGGGCATTACCAACGCGGTCGGCATGGCGCTGGCCGAACGCCTGCTGGGCGAGGAATTCAACCGCCCGGGCTTCGACATCGTCGACCACTACACCTATGTGTTCCTGGGCGACGGCTGCCTGATGGAAGGCATCTCGCACGAGGCCTGCTCGCTGGCCGGCACGCTGAAGCTGAACAAGCTGATTGCGCTGTGGGACGACAACGGCATCTCGATCGACGGCGACGTGGTGCACTGGTTCAACGACGACACCCCGAAGCGCTTCGAAGCCTACGGCTGGAACGTGATCCGCGGCATCGACGGCCACGACGTGGTCGCGGTCGACAACGCCATCGCGCAGGCCAAGGCCAGCGACAAGCCCACCCTGATCTGCTGCCGTACCAAGATCGGCAAGGGCGCGCCCAACAAGGAAGGCGGCCACGACGTGCACGGCGCCCCGCTGGGCGGCGCCGAAGTGCTGGCCACGCGCGAGGCGCTGGGCTGGGCCCACGCCCCGTTCGAGGTGCCGGCCGAGGTCTACGACGCCTGGGACGCCAAGGCCAACGGCCAGGCGCTGGAACGTGCCTGGAACGCGCTGTTCGAATCGTATGCCGAGCGCCACCCGTACGAGGCCGGCGAATTCACCCGCCGCATGAAGGGAGAGCTGCCGGGTTCGTTCGATGCCGCCGTGGAAGCCTTCATTGCCAAGTGCGAGGAAAAGGCCGAGACCATCGCCACCCGCAAGGCCAGCCAGAACACCATCGAGGCCTTCGGCCCGGTGCTGCCCGAGTTCCTCGGCGGCTCGGCCGACCTGACCGGCTCGAACCTGACCAACTGGTCGGGCAGCAAGGCCGTGCGCGTGGACGCCTGGGGCAACCACATCAACTACGGCGTGCGCGAATTCGGCATGAGCGCCATCATGAACGGCATCACGCTGCACGGTGGCTACATCCCCTACGGCGCGACCTTCCTGACCTTCTCGGACTACAGCCGCAATGCGCTGCGCATGGCGGCGCTGATGAAGATCCGCTCGCTGTTCGTGTTCACCCATGACTCGATCGGCCTGGGCGAAGACGGCCCGACGCACCAGTCGATCGAGCACGTCGCCAGCCTGCGCCTGATCCCCAACATGGACGTCTGGCGTACCGCCGACACCACCGAGACCGCCGTGGCCTGGGCTGAGGCGATCCGCCGCGAGAACGGCCCGAGCTGCCTGATCTTCAGCCGCCAGAACCTGCCGTTCCAGCAGCGCGACGACGCCACCCGCGCCAATATCGCGCGCGGCGGCTACGTGCTGCGCGACAGCGTCAATGCCAAGACCGGCCGTCCGGACGCCGTGATCCTGGCCACCGGCTCGGAAGTGGGCCTGGCCGTGGGCGCCGCCGATGCGCTGGCCGCCGAAGGCGTGCATGTGCGCGTGGTGTCGATTCCCGCGACCACCGTGTTCGACAAGCAGGACACCGCCTACAAGGCCAGCGTGCTGCCGGCCGGCGTGCCGCGCGTGGCGGTCGAGGCGGGCGTGACGGACTTCTGGTGGAAGTACCAGGTCCAGGCGGTGGTGGGCATCGATACCTTCGGTGAATCGGCCCCGGCCGGCGTGCTGTTCAAGCACTTCGGCTTTACCGTCGAGAATGTGGTCCGTACGGTGAAGGACTCCCTTATCTAA
- a CDS encoding VOC family protein yields the protein MTRPANTPWLTPYLTVANGRAALDFYGRAFGFSPGNVVDENGVPTHAEMHYQGQLVVMFAPEGAWGSTARTPRSLGVECPQTFYVYCDDVDAMHQRAVDAGAVSLMAPADQFWGDRYCMVEDPDGYRWGFGKPLAEASQASQAS from the coding sequence ATGACCAGACCGGCCAACACCCCCTGGCTCACCCCCTACCTGACCGTCGCCAACGGCCGCGCCGCGCTGGACTTCTATGGCCGCGCCTTCGGCTTCAGCCCCGGCAACGTGGTCGACGAGAACGGCGTCCCGACCCACGCCGAGATGCACTACCAGGGCCAGCTGGTGGTGATGTTCGCGCCCGAAGGCGCGTGGGGCAGCACGGCGCGCACGCCGCGCTCGCTGGGCGTGGAGTGCCCGCAGACTTTCTATGTCTATTGCGACGATGTCGACGCCATGCACCAGCGCGCGGTCGATGCCGGGGCGGTCAGCCTGATGGCGCCGGCCGACCAGTTCTGGGGCGACCGCTACTGCATGGTCGAGGATCCCGATGGCTACCGCTGGGGCTTCGGCAAGCCGCTGGCCGAGGCCAGCCAGGCCAGTCAGGCAAGCTGA
- a CDS encoding 16S rRNA (uracil(1498)-N(3))-methyltransferase, protein MAPRFFVGGADAVLAADSDFTLPEPVVRHAQVLRLAPGDAITLFDGRGGSHAATLVELGKRHALARIGAHDAAEAEPPFRVTLAQGLAGGDKMDWLIEKAVELGVAAIQPLQASRSVVRLSGERAQKRQAHWQALVQAACEQCGRNRLPAVTEVTNLDTWLARADRSGNGGTRLLVSPRAAQALPALVAERREALLADGVTLLIGPEGGLAPEEEQAALRAGFTGVSLGPRILRTETAGLACLATLNALLGGF, encoded by the coding sequence ATGGCGCCACGATTTTTTGTCGGCGGCGCGGACGCCGTGCTGGCCGCCGACTCCGATTTCACGCTGCCCGAACCCGTGGTGCGCCACGCGCAGGTGCTGCGCCTGGCGCCGGGCGACGCCATCACCCTGTTCGATGGCCGCGGCGGCAGCCACGCCGCCACGCTGGTCGAGCTGGGCAAGCGCCACGCGCTGGCGCGCATCGGCGCGCATGACGCCGCCGAGGCCGAGCCGCCGTTCCGCGTCACGCTGGCACAGGGCCTGGCCGGCGGCGACAAGATGGACTGGCTGATCGAGAAAGCCGTCGAACTGGGCGTCGCGGCGATACAGCCGCTGCAGGCCAGCCGCTCGGTGGTGCGCTTGTCCGGCGAACGCGCGCAGAAACGCCAGGCACACTGGCAGGCCCTGGTCCAGGCCGCCTGCGAGCAATGCGGCCGAAATCGTTTGCCGGCGGTGACGGAGGTCACTAACTTGGATACGTGGCTGGCGCGCGCAGACCGGTCCGGCAACGGCGGCACCAGGCTGCTGGTGTCGCCGCGTGCCGCGCAAGCGCTGCCGGCGCTGGTGGCGGAACGGCGCGAGGCCTTGCTGGCCGATGGCGTCACCTTGCTGATCGGCCCGGAAGGCGGGCTGGCACCCGAAGAAGAGCAGGCCGCGCTGCGGGCGGGTTTCACCGGCGTGTCGCTCGGTCCGCGCATCCTGCGCACGGAAACCGCCGGGCTTGCGTGCCTGGCAACCCTGAACGCCTTGCTGGGCGGATTCTGA
- a CDS encoding YidB family protein, whose amino-acid sequence MGLLDSVLGGVLGQLGGARGEDGQAGGLDPKLMMALGLLATLAMRSRAQGGDAAGDAPAADDGLGGLGSLGGLLGGMLGGGAGTPGGATGGLDLGSLLGGLLGGQGGAPANSQALGAAAGGIGALQQILAQAGLGEQVDSWIASGANQPVTPSALSDALNDTGALQSLAQSTGMSEDDVAAQLSEGLPELIDRLTPHGHLPAQE is encoded by the coding sequence ATGGGACTACTCGATAGCGTGCTGGGCGGTGTGCTCGGACAGCTCGGCGGCGCGCGCGGCGAGGATGGCCAGGCCGGCGGGCTCGACCCCAAGCTGATGATGGCGCTCGGCCTGCTGGCGACGCTGGCCATGCGCAGCCGCGCGCAAGGTGGCGATGCCGCCGGCGACGCACCCGCGGCCGATGATGGCCTGGGCGGGCTGGGCAGCCTCGGCGGGCTGCTGGGCGGCATGCTCGGCGGCGGCGCCGGCACGCCCGGCGGCGCTACCGGCGGTCTCGACCTGGGCTCGCTGCTCGGCGGCCTGCTGGGCGGCCAGGGCGGCGCGCCGGCCAACAGCCAGGCGCTGGGCGCGGCCGCCGGCGGCATCGGCGCGCTGCAGCAGATCCTGGCGCAGGCGGGGCTCGGCGAACAGGTCGATTCGTGGATCGCCAGTGGCGCCAACCAGCCCGTCACGCCGTCAGCGCTGAGTGATGCGCTGAACGACACCGGCGCGCTGCAGTCGCTGGCGCAGAGCACCGGCATGTCGGAGGACGACGTGGCGGCACAGCTGAGCGAAGGCCTGCCGGAACTGATCGACCGGCTCACGCCGCATGGGCACCTGCCGGCGCAGGAATAA